In one Drosophila pseudoobscura strain MV-25-SWS-2005 chromosome X, UCI_Dpse_MV25, whole genome shotgun sequence genomic region, the following are encoded:
- the Hr78 gene encoding nuclear hormone receptor HR78 isoform X2, whose translation MEGVKVEAFIKAEEPRAMPLIGSGSGAAAAAAAAAAASLSVELCLVCGDRASGRHYGAISCEGCKGFFKRSIRKQLGYQCRGAMNCEVTKHHRNRCQFCRLQKCLASGMRTVQHERKPIVDRKESLNASVGGGSSTSGSGGTSSSYISSKSGYQQARGKQHTVKADTAATPPVPSNAATPFGLNDNLFGLNFAELTQTLMFATQQQQQQQQQQQQQQQQSGSYSPDLPKAEVDDDDDDSMDNSSTLCLQLLANSASNNNSQHLNFNAGEPTTTLPTTATLGLIKSSLDMRVINKGLQLLQPIQHQLERIGGQGTSLSVKPECDSEAEDSGTEDAVDPELEHMDLDFDFCNRSDLMINEAVFDQELFTDAQCAFHVQPPTLVHSYLNIHYVCETGSRIIFLTIHTLRKVPVFEQLDSHSQVKLLRSAWPALMAVALAQCQGQLSASTIIAQFIQSIRQLADIDKSEPLKISKMAHLTRALHDFVQELQSQEVTDMEFGLLRLILLFNPSLLQQRKERQLRGYVRRVQLYALTSLRRQGGVGGEERFNCLVARLLPLSSLDAEAMEELFFANLVGQMQMEALIPFILMTSNSIGL comes from the exons ATGGAAGGCGTTAAGGTTGAGGCATTCATTAAAGCTGAAG AACCCCGAGCGATGCCTTTGAttggaagtggcagtggagcagcggctgctgctgcggccgccGCGGCGGCCTCCCTCAGCGTGGAGCTGTGTCTGGTTTGCGGGGACCGTGCCTCGGGCCGCCACTACGGGGCCATTAGCTGCGAGGGCTGCAAGGGCTTCTTCAAGCGATCCATACGCAAGCAGCTGGGCTATCAGTGTCGCGGGGCAATGAACTGCGAGGTGACCAAGCACCATCGGAATCGTTGCCAGTTCTGTCGGCTGCAAAAGTGCTTGGCCAGCGGCATGCGAA CCGTTCAGCATGAGAGGAAACCGATTGTGGACAGGAAAGAGAGCCTGAATGCCTCTGTTGGCGGGGGCTCCTCCACATCGGGCAGCGGAGGGACATCCTCCAGCTATATATCCAGCAAGTCTGGCTACCAGCAGGCACGTGGCAAACAGCACACTGTCAAGGCCGATACCGCGGCCACACCCCCCGTACCGAGTAATGCAGCAACGCCTTTCGGCCTGAATGACAATCTGTTTGGCCTGAATTTTGCCGAACTGACGCAGACGTTGA TGTTTGCcacccaacagcagcagcagcaacaacagcaacaacaacagcagcagcaacagagtGGAAGCTATTCGCCAGACCTGCCCAAGGCAGAGGtagacgacgatgatgatgactcgATGGACAATAGCAGCACCTTGTGCCTGCAACTCTTGGCCAACAGTGCCAGCAACAATAACTCCCAGCACCTGAACTTTAATGCAGGGGAGCCGACAACGACACTTCCCACCACCGCCACACTGGGCCTGATCAAGAGCTCCCTGGATATGCGGGTGATCAACAAGGGTCTGCAGCTACTGCAGCCCATCCAGCATCAGTTGGAGCGCATTGGGGGCCAGGGAACAAGCCTCAGTGTGAAGCCCGAATGCGATTCGGAGGCCGAGGACAGTGGCACCGAAGATGCCGTCGATCCCGAGCTGGAGCACATGGACCTGGACTTTGACTTCTGCAATCGCAGCGATCTTATGATAAATGAAGCGGTCTTCGATCAGGAGCTGTTCACCGATGCCCAGTGCGCCTTCCATGTGCAGCCGCCGACCTTGGTGCACTCCTATCTGAATATACACTATGTGTGCGAGACTGGATCTCGCATCATCTTCCTCACTATTCACACTCTGCGGAAGGTGCCCGTCTTCGAGCAGCTTGATTCGCACAGCCAGGTAAAGCTGCTGCGCAGCGCCTGGCCAGCTTTGATGGCCGTGGCCTTGGCCCAGTGCCAGGGTCAGCTGTCTGCCTCCACCATCATTGCTCAGTTCATCCAGAGCATTCGCCAGTTGGCGGACATTGATAAGTCAGAGCCGCTAAAGATATCCAAAATGGCCCATCTCACTCGCGCCCTGCATGACTTTGTCCAGGAGCTGCAGAGCCAGGAGGTGACAGACATGGAGTTTGGACTGCTCAGACTTATCCTGCTCTTCAATCCctcgctgctgcagcagcgcaAGGAGCGACAACTGCGTGGCTATGTGAGGCGCGTTCAGTTGTATGCTTTGACCAGTTTGCGTCGCCAGGGCGGCGTCGGTGGGGAGGAGCGCTTCAATTGCCTGGTTGCCCGCCTGCTGCCGCTAAGCAGCCTCGACGCCGAGGCCATGGAGGAGCTATTTTTCGCCAATCTAGTGGgacagatgcagatggaggCCCTGATTCCATTCATCCTGATgaccagcaacagcatcggACTATAG
- the Hr78 gene encoding nuclear hormone receptor HR78 isoform X1: MEGVKVEAFIKAEEPRAMPLIGSGSGAAAAAAAAAAASLSVELCLVCGDRASGRHYGAISCEGCKGFFKRSIRKQLGYQCRGAMNCEVTKHHRNRCQFCRLQKCLASGMRSDSVQHERKPIVDRKESLNASVGGGSSTSGSGGTSSSYISSKSGYQQARGKQHTVKADTAATPPVPSNAATPFGLNDNLFGLNFAELTQTLMFATQQQQQQQQQQQQQQQQSGSYSPDLPKAEVDDDDDDSMDNSSTLCLQLLANSASNNNSQHLNFNAGEPTTTLPTTATLGLIKSSLDMRVINKGLQLLQPIQHQLERIGGQGTSLSVKPECDSEAEDSGTEDAVDPELEHMDLDFDFCNRSDLMINEAVFDQELFTDAQCAFHVQPPTLVHSYLNIHYVCETGSRIIFLTIHTLRKVPVFEQLDSHSQVKLLRSAWPALMAVALAQCQGQLSASTIIAQFIQSIRQLADIDKSEPLKISKMAHLTRALHDFVQELQSQEVTDMEFGLLRLILLFNPSLLQQRKERQLRGYVRRVQLYALTSLRRQGGVGGEERFNCLVARLLPLSSLDAEAMEELFFANLVGQMQMEALIPFILMTSNSIGL, translated from the exons ATGGAAGGCGTTAAGGTTGAGGCATTCATTAAAGCTGAAG AACCCCGAGCGATGCCTTTGAttggaagtggcagtggagcagcggctgctgctgcggccgccGCGGCGGCCTCCCTCAGCGTGGAGCTGTGTCTGGTTTGCGGGGACCGTGCCTCGGGCCGCCACTACGGGGCCATTAGCTGCGAGGGCTGCAAGGGCTTCTTCAAGCGATCCATACGCAAGCAGCTGGGCTATCAGTGTCGCGGGGCAATGAACTGCGAGGTGACCAAGCACCATCGGAATCGTTGCCAGTTCTGTCGGCTGCAAAAGTGCTTGGCCAGCGGCATGCGAAGTGATT CCGTTCAGCATGAGAGGAAACCGATTGTGGACAGGAAAGAGAGCCTGAATGCCTCTGTTGGCGGGGGCTCCTCCACATCGGGCAGCGGAGGGACATCCTCCAGCTATATATCCAGCAAGTCTGGCTACCAGCAGGCACGTGGCAAACAGCACACTGTCAAGGCCGATACCGCGGCCACACCCCCCGTACCGAGTAATGCAGCAACGCCTTTCGGCCTGAATGACAATCTGTTTGGCCTGAATTTTGCCGAACTGACGCAGACGTTGA TGTTTGCcacccaacagcagcagcagcaacaacagcaacaacaacagcagcagcaacagagtGGAAGCTATTCGCCAGACCTGCCCAAGGCAGAGGtagacgacgatgatgatgactcgATGGACAATAGCAGCACCTTGTGCCTGCAACTCTTGGCCAACAGTGCCAGCAACAATAACTCCCAGCACCTGAACTTTAATGCAGGGGAGCCGACAACGACACTTCCCACCACCGCCACACTGGGCCTGATCAAGAGCTCCCTGGATATGCGGGTGATCAACAAGGGTCTGCAGCTACTGCAGCCCATCCAGCATCAGTTGGAGCGCATTGGGGGCCAGGGAACAAGCCTCAGTGTGAAGCCCGAATGCGATTCGGAGGCCGAGGACAGTGGCACCGAAGATGCCGTCGATCCCGAGCTGGAGCACATGGACCTGGACTTTGACTTCTGCAATCGCAGCGATCTTATGATAAATGAAGCGGTCTTCGATCAGGAGCTGTTCACCGATGCCCAGTGCGCCTTCCATGTGCAGCCGCCGACCTTGGTGCACTCCTATCTGAATATACACTATGTGTGCGAGACTGGATCTCGCATCATCTTCCTCACTATTCACACTCTGCGGAAGGTGCCCGTCTTCGAGCAGCTTGATTCGCACAGCCAGGTAAAGCTGCTGCGCAGCGCCTGGCCAGCTTTGATGGCCGTGGCCTTGGCCCAGTGCCAGGGTCAGCTGTCTGCCTCCACCATCATTGCTCAGTTCATCCAGAGCATTCGCCAGTTGGCGGACATTGATAAGTCAGAGCCGCTAAAGATATCCAAAATGGCCCATCTCACTCGCGCCCTGCATGACTTTGTCCAGGAGCTGCAGAGCCAGGAGGTGACAGACATGGAGTTTGGACTGCTCAGACTTATCCTGCTCTTCAATCCctcgctgctgcagcagcgcaAGGAGCGACAACTGCGTGGCTATGTGAGGCGCGTTCAGTTGTATGCTTTGACCAGTTTGCGTCGCCAGGGCGGCGTCGGTGGGGAGGAGCGCTTCAATTGCCTGGTTGCCCGCCTGCTGCCGCTAAGCAGCCTCGACGCCGAGGCCATGGAGGAGCTATTTTTCGCCAATCTAGTGGgacagatgcagatggaggCCCTGATTCCATTCATCCTGATgaccagcaacagcatcggACTATAG
- the LOC4812278 gene encoding protein PBDC1 gives MEMMHGASMLSRPAEEFGNDSMVEEMWAAKALEHAEVHFNLLTSVHPSQLRLTPYDDQIYETFRQDFPDLKVGLLTDDVLKSAVGKLKWREFAEKFNKMDDYSYGTLMRADASKEFSPDNSIFVFRVQFLAIEIARNREGLNDEVHAKHKPAKKTTQEDRTETQ, from the exons ATGGAGATGATG CACGGAGCTTCGATGCTGTCCAGGCCAGCAGAGGAGTTTGGCAACGATTCGATGGTGGAGGAAATGTGGGCCGCTAAAGCTCTGGAACACGCCGAGGTTCATTTCAAT CTTCTTACCAGTGTCCATCCATCTCAGCTACGTCTGACGCCCTATGACGATCAGATCTATGAAACCTTTCGtcaggactttcccgatctCAAAGTGGGTCTGCTCACAGATGACGTACTTAAGTCCGCTGTAGGAAAGCTAAAGTGGCGTGAATTCGCCGAGAAATTCAACAAAATGGATGACTACTCCTATGGGACCCTAATGAGAGCCGATGCCAGCAAAGAGTTTAGCCCGGACAATTCCATTTTTGTGTTTCGCGTACAGTTCCTGGCCATAGAGATAGCCCGCAATCGGGAGGGACTCAACGACGAGGTTCACGCGAAACATAAGCCTGCCAAGAAGACCACCCAAGAGGACAGGACAGAAACCCAGTGA